A stretch of DNA from Candidatus Margulisiibacteriota bacterium:
GTCGCGGCTGAAAATCTGCAAATGATTTTGTAGACAGTTTTGGGCGATCAGCAGATCGGGAATCCCGATATTATTGAAACCTTTTTTGAGATTGACGGACCGCCAGGAGCGCAGTTCAGCCCAGTCAATACGCAGAGGGTATTTTCGCAAAGTTTTCAGCAGTTCCGCCAGCCTGCGCTCTCTTTGCCGCAAAACAGCCGGCAGCAATTCCGTCAAAATAAGCTCATTGGTGCAAGCCAAATTGTTTTCAATCAGTTTAGACAACGCGACCAGAGAATTATCGCCCCGAAAATACTCTATCCAAACCGACGAATCAACTAAAACGGCGTTCATCGGGCGCGCATTTTAGCTATGTCAATATTTAAATTAACCTTGCCAAAATATTTGGTCAAACCTTTGATCTTTTCCCGCTGGATCAGATTCTGCAAAGCCGCAATGATTAAAGCCGTTTTGGTAAGCGAACGTGTAACGGCCATCGCTTCGTCCAGCAAATCCGCTGGCAAATCCAAAGTCGTGCGCATATAAATCTCCTTTTTTATCTGCATATAATAACATATTATTATGCATAGGCAAGACCCTCAAAGCGGCAACGCGGCGCCAATTCAGCAGGGTTATAATCCCGCTATGTCAAAATTTAAGGTCAAACGCGTTGAAGTAGAGTAAAGGCTGGACGCTTGGAACAAATACTTAGGCCACTTTCACTGGTTTTTTGTTTATCCAATCAGCCAGCACATCGCCGGCAACAGTTGACCAGCCTTTGCCCAGTGAACGGAGCTTAATCAGCGCCGGCTCTGGAATACGGATAGATGCTAACTGCCGTGTTGTTTCTTTTTTTGGTCTGCCCATGCGGATATGCACGCGGCGGCCGCCTTCAAAATCGCCTTCGGCATCCTGTATGTCCCTATCTTTAAGATTTTTCACATATTCCCAATCCGTGCGGGATTTTGCCCGTAGTATTTCCTTTATTGTTTTTCTAACTATGGTCATAGTAATATCTCCTTTCTGTTTGTCTGCTTTTGCGCATAGAAATTATCCTGCATTTGTTATCTCTTTGAGTATGGATCACAACAATAATTATATTGTTGCTTAGTCCTATAGTTTTATAACGTAATTCTCCTTCTTGCGGACTTTCTAAATCAACATGGCGCGGATCAGAAAATACCTGCACAGCATCGTTAAAATCAAGCCCATGTTTTTTGATATTTTTTTCTGCTTTATCCGCATCCCACTCAAATCCATCAAATTCATAAAGCATGCATTTATTGTATTACAATAAGTCTGTTCTGTCAATTATGTTCAACCCGCGTATATTTCAAAGGCGCCAATTCAGCAGTGTTATAATCCCGCTATGTCAAAATTTAAAGTCAAACGCGTTTGCCCGCTCAAAAAATTTTTGGCGCAAAGTCTGGGGCTTTCCGCGACGCAGGCCAAAAAACTGCTCGACGCCAGAAAAGTCTTCGTCAATCAGCAGCGCGTCTGGATCGCGGGGTACAGCTTAAAAGCCGGAGACATTGTGGAAACGGCAGACCTTGCGGCAGCGCCCAATATTCACCCGCGTCATCCGCAAAACGGAGTTGAAGCAAGGAATCAAACGGACACTGAGCGGAGTATCCGTTACGTCATCGCCGCGGAGGATAACGAATATATTATAGTGAACAAACCGGCCGGACTGCTGGTCAATCAACACCCCGGCTCTTTGGAAGCTCTGCTGCAAAAGGACTTAAAAAATCCGCAAATCCGCGCGGCGCACCGTCTGGACAAAGACACCAGCGGTATGGTCATTTTTGCCAAAAACCCCAACGCCTTTGCGGAAATCGTCAGAGTTTTTCAAAAATTCGGCGTGGAGAAACATTATCGTGGCATCGCGCAGGGAGACTTGCGGCGAAAATTTCCCGCAAAATTCACGTTAGACCAGCCGCTCCAGGGACAATCTGCCGAGACCAGAGTGCGTATTCTGCAAAGCAATAATCTAGCCAGTCATTTTGCCGCGCAGATCATTACCGGCCGCAAACATCAGATCCGCGCGCATCTGGCGCAGGTTGGTTTTCCGCTGCTCGGCGAAAATATTTACCAGACCGCCGCGCTGAAAAACGCTGTTTATCGCCGGATACCACGCCAGATGCTGCACGCCGCGTCGATCCGTTTTACCAATCCTTGCAGCGGCAAGATCCTGCAGGCCGCCGCTCCAGAGCCGCCGGATTTTCAAAATATTTTGAAGGCATTGAAATTATGAACCAGGAAGAAATTTTAGAGTATTTAAAAACTGCTAACCCGCAAAAAACGCGGGAGCTTTTCGCGCGCGCGGATGCGGCGCGGCGGAAATACTGCGGCGACGGCGTGCTGCTGCGTGGCATTGTCGAATTCAGCAGTTACTGTCAGGGCAGCTGCGCTTACTGCGGCCTCAATAAACACAATCAAAATATGCCGCGCTACCGCCTGACTCCGGAAGAAATTATCGACGCCGCCGGACTGGTTTATTTCTCCGGCCTTAAAACTATAGTCCTGCAGTCCGGTGAAGATCCGGAGCTTGACCCCGAATGGCTGGCAGACCTCGTGCGCAAGATCAAAACCCGGTACGGTCTGTCTATCACGCTCTCCGTCGGTGAAAAACCGCGCGAAGCGTATCAGCTCTGGCGCGGCGCCGGCGCGGACAGATATTTGCTCAAAATCGAAACCACTGACGCGGCGTTATACGCGCGTCTGCATCCGAACATGAGTCTGGCCAACCGTCTGCGCTGTCTGGACGATCTGCAAAGTCTCGGCTATCAAACCGGTTCCGGCATTATCGTTGGCCTGCCCGGTCAAACGCCGGAAATTCTGGCCGGAGATATTTTGTTTTTTGCGGACCGAGATTTTGACATGATCGGTATCGGGCCGCTCATACCGCATCAAGCCACGGAATTAAAAGACCTGCCGCGCGGCAGCGTCGACCTAACTCTGCGCTGTGTCGCCCTGACCAGAATTTTAACCAAAAACGCCCACCTGCCGGCCACGACCGCGCTGGGTAGTCTGGACAAAG
This window harbors:
- a CDS encoding PIN domain-containing protein; its protein translation is MNAVLVDSSVWIEYFRGDNSLVALSKLIENNLACTNELILTELLPAVLRQRERRLAELLKTLRKYPLRIDWAELRSWRSVNLKKGFNNIGIPDLLIAQNCLQNHLQIFSRD
- a CDS encoding type II toxin-antitoxin system VapB family antitoxin, whose translation is MRTTLDLPADLLDEAMAVTRSLTKTALIIAALQNLIQREKIKGLTKYFGKVNLNIDIAKMRAR
- a CDS encoding BrnT family toxin, which encodes MLYEFDGFEWDADKAEKNIKKHGLDFNDAVQVFSDPRHVDLESPQEGELRYKTIGLSNNIIIVVIHTQRDNKCRIISMRKSRQTERRYYYDHS
- a CDS encoding RluA family pseudouridine synthase, coding for MSKFKVKRVCPLKKFLAQSLGLSATQAKKLLDARKVFVNQQRVWIAGYSLKAGDIVETADLAAAPNIHPRHPQNGVEARNQTDTERSIRYVIAAEDNEYIIVNKPAGLLVNQHPGSLEALLQKDLKNPQIRAAHRLDKDTSGMVIFAKNPNAFAEIVRVFQKFGVEKHYRGIAQGDLRRKFPAKFTLDQPLQGQSAETRVRILQSNNLASHFAAQIITGRKHQIRAHLAQVGFPLLGENIYQTAALKNAVYRRIPRQMLHAASIRFTNPCSGKILQAAAPEPPDFQNILKALKL
- the hydE gene encoding [FeFe] hydrogenase H-cluster radical SAM maturase HydE, whose protein sequence is MNQEEILEYLKTANPQKTRELFARADAARRKYCGDGVLLRGIVEFSSYCQGSCAYCGLNKHNQNMPRYRLTPEEIIDAAGLVYFSGLKTIVLQSGEDPELDPEWLADLVRKIKTRYGLSITLSVGEKPREAYQLWRGAGADRYLLKIETTDAALYARLHPNMSLANRLRCLDDLQSLGYQTGSGIIVGLPGQTPEILAGDILFFADRDFDMIGIGPLIPHQATELKDLPRGSVDLTLRCVALTRILTKNAHLPATTALGSLDKDYRLDGLQAGANVLMPNFTPQPYKKSYEIYPGKRCVSEPTGQCA